From Demequina capsici:
CATGACCGCGGCCAGCAGCCCATCGGCCGCGCCCACCTGCGCCTCCCCGCCGGCCTCGGCGACCGCGTCGACCAGGGCTTCGGCGAGCGCCTCCTCCGAGCCGTGGAAGCGCGCTGCTCCGTCGGCAGGGATCATCAGCAGACCTGGCCGGGATATCTCGACGCCTGCGACGACCCGCTCGGCGGCTGCCGCGACCGCCTCGAACTCGCGGGCGTCCCTGCCCTCGTCGTATCCCAGGACCACCAGGTCCGGGCAGACGCGTTGGGCGTCCCGCCGCCTCATGCCTCGCCTCACGCCTGCCGCACGGGCGACGGCGGACACCGCCACCAGTCCTCTCCCATGAAGCACTGCCGCAGAGGCCTCCGCCCCCAGTCCCGCCTCGGTCGCGGCGGCGACGACAGGCCAGTCGGGCACCCACAGCACAGCACGTCGCACCGTCGCGACAGGGCCGTCCAGCGGCGCCGCCTCACGCGTCTCGGCGCTCACGCCACCTCCTCGCGGGCACCCGCATCCCGTACCCATGCAGGTGCCACCGAGCGGTCGACGTCCAGATCGATCCGCACCCGTCGCACCGAGCCGAGCCGCCGTCCGCTCACCGCCACCGTCGCCTCGCGACCACGAAGGCGACCATCCCCCGCCCCGAGACCGGACCACCGCACCCTCTCGACCGACAGCGACAGCTCCGCCCCCGGCCAGGGACCGACGGAGAGCATCAAGGCGTCCTGCTCGCGTGCGCGGGAGGCCAGACGCCTGCGATCCGATTCCGAGAGGACCAGCCGCTCCCCCGCCATCACGACGTCCACGCCCTCGAGGCAGAGCCCGATCACCGCGGCTGCCTGCATGCCAGGCTCGGGGACGAGCGCGAGCCGGGACAGATCCATCCCCCGCCGAGCGGCGGCCACGACACCGACCGATGGCATGCCGACCGCTGCGGACCAGGCACCCTGTCGAGAGGCCTGCCCGGCCAGCGCCAGCAGCAGCGACGTGGATCCCGAGACGCTCACCACCCGGCCACGAGGCAGCCCCTCAGGCAACAGCATGCGCCACTGCTCGTCCACCCTCCAGGCACGCTCGGAGACGTCGCGCGCGACACCGACCCGCGCCTCGACCTCCTTGAGGGCGGCGCGGGCTGCAGCCAGCCGATCGTCGCGAACCTGTTCGAACATACGTTCGATTCTGCCATGTCGCAGCGACATCCGAGAAGGCTCGATCGCCCTCTCCGGAGAGACGGGCACGACCCAGGGGGGACGCCGAGGGATCAGCGCACTCGCAGCTCCCACATGGCGACAGCCGACGCAGCGGCGACGTTCAGCGAGTCCACCCCTCCAGCCATCGGGATCGTGACCACGGCGTCCACGCTTCGCAGCGCGCCACGCGACAGCCCATCACCCTCGGAGCCCATGACGATCGCCACCTTCTCGTGGCCCAGCGCCGCGAACTCGTCGAGCGCGACCGCATCGTCCGCGAGCGCGAGCCCCGCCACGACGAAGCCCGCCTCACGCATGCGACCCAGGTCGGCCGGCCAGTCCTGCGCGCGTGTCCACGGCACCTGGAAGACGGTGCCCATCGAGACCTTCACCGATCGTCGGTAGAGCGGGTCGGCGCAGGTCGGGGCGACGACGATCGCGTCGGCCCCGATCCCGGCCGCGGAGCGGAAGATCGCTCCGACGTTCGTGTGATCGACGACCCCTTCGAGAACGACCACTCGCCGCGCTGGAGAGACCAGCTCCTCGACGGCGGGCAGCACGGGCCGACGCATGGCTGCGAGCGCTCCGCGATGCACCTGGAATCCCGTGATCGACTCGAGGAGGTCGACCGGCGCAAGGTACACCGGGACGTCGACACCCGCGCGCGACAGGGCGTTCTCGATCCCCGGCAGCCAGCGCTCGCTCACCAGCACGGAGAAGGGCTCATGCCCAGCGGCGAGGGCGCGGGAGATCACCTTCTCCCCCTCCGCCATGTACAGACCTCGCTCAGGCTCGAGCAGGCGGCGCAGAGCGACATCGGTGAGGTCACGGTAGTCGGCGAGGCGCTCGTCGGACGCGGAGTCGACCAGGATCACAGGCATGCCTCCATCATCCCAGGCAGGGCCTGCGACGATGCGCCGGCGAGCGTAGCCTTGAGGTGAGGGCTCCGGAGGGGTCCGAGCTGAGAGGACGCGGCCATGGGTGCGCGGCAGGATCGGTTCGATGAGTGGGTCGAGGCGGGGCTGCTCGAGACCTCGACGGCGGACGCGCTGAGGGCCTACGAGGCGGGTCACGGTCGCGATGCGGTGGCACCTGTGCTGCGCGAAGGCGCGGCGTCGACGGAGCCTGAGGCGGAGCGAGCCGATCGGGGCCCGGTGCGCGGGCTCGTCGGGGAGATCCTCGGGTATCTGGGCGCGGTCCTCGCCATCACCGCGATCAGCTTCATCGTCAGCCAGACGTGGCCGTCCATCTCCACTCCCGGTCGCGTCGCATTGGTCGCGGGCCTGACCGCGATCGTCGCGGTCGCGGGTGTCGTCGGGACTCGTTCGCCTCAGGATCCTGCGCAGCGCCTCGCCTCGGTGCTGCTGTTCTCCACCGTCGTGTGCTTCGGATGGCTGGCCTGGGTGTCGGTCGACGCCGCAGGACTGCGGGACGAGGTCGCCGGCCTGTGGACGTTCGTCGCGGCTGGTGCGGTCGCCTGCATCATCTACGTGTGGCGACGCAGGGCTCTCGCAGAGCTGGCCCTCCTGGCTGCGACGGTCGGAATCGCGGCGACGACGATCGAGATCCTGAACGCGACGGACGGGATGATCCCGGGTCTCGTGATCGGTGCCGTGGGCGCGGCATGGCTCGGGCTCGGGGTCGCGCGGATCGTCACGCCGTCGCACCCTGCGCTTGTCGCGGGCGGCCTGGTGCTGCTGTTCGCCGTCAACACGATCACGTCCACGGACGGCACGCGCGGTCTCGCGCTCTCCGTGGGAGTGCTGCTGGCGATCGCGATGCTCACGCTTGCCGTGATGCGACGCGAGCTGCTCGTGCTCATGATCCCTGGCGGGATCGGCCTGCTGTCGATGATGCCTCAGCTGATAGAGCACTACGTGGGCGGAGCAGTGGCCACCTGGACCGCGGTGCTCGCGACGGGTGTCGCGCTGATCGTGGTGGCAGTCAGGATGCTGCGGGGCCCGAGACCTGACTGAAGCAGGTCGCCCGCACAGGGAAGGACCCCGAGGAGCCGATGCTCCCCGGGGTCCGGTCCATGCGGTGGCTACTGACCCTTCTCGACATCCGGGTTGAACGGACGACCAGACTCGGAGCCTGCCCTGTCGGCCTCGGCGGAGACGCCCTCGGCCTGCCGGCGAGCTTCCTCGAGGGCCGCTCGCGGGTCGGCGAGCGCCGACGTGATGCGGGACTTGCGACGCTCGGAGCCTTCGGCACGACCGAGCGGTTCCAGCTCCTCGTTGACCCCGAAGCCCGCCGAGATCGCCTTGAGCGCTCCAGTGAACTCCGTGGGGACGAACCACATCTGGTTGTTCGTGCCCTTCGCGATCTCCGGAAGCATCTGGAGGTACTGGTAGGACAGCAGCTTGGAGTCCGCGTCGCCCTCGTGGATCGCGTCGAACACCTGGAGGATGGCGCGAGCCTCACCCTCCGCCTTCAGGATGCGGGACTGAGCCTCGCCTTCGGCCTTGAGGATCGCCGACTGCTTCTCACCTTCGGCGGTCAGGATCGCGGACTGCTTGATGCCCTCGGCGGTCAGGATCGTCGCACGACGGTCACGCTCGGCGCGCATCTGCTTCTCCATGGAGTCCTTGACGGACATGGGAGGCTCGATCGCCTTGAGCTCGACACGGTTGACGCGGATGCCCCACTTGCCGGTCGCCTCGTCCAGGACGCCACGCAGCTGGCCGTTGATCTGGTCGCGGCTGGTGAGCGTCTGCTCGAGGTCCATCGTGCCGATCACGTTGCGGAGCGTGGTGACGGTGAGTTGCTGCATGCCGACGATGTAGTTGGCGATCTCGTAGACCGCGGACTTGGACTCGTTCACCTGGAAGTAGATGACTGTGTCGATCTCGACCACGAGGTTGTCGGAGGTGATGACCGACTGCGGAGGGAAGGAGACGACCTGCTCGCGCATGTCCACCCTCTGGCGGACCTTGTCCACGAACGGGACGAGGATGTGCATCCCGGCCTCGAGCGTGCGCGAGTAGCGGCCCAGCCGCTCGACCACGCGCGTCTCGGCCTGGGGGACGATCTGCAGCGCCCTCGCGATGGTCGAGATGATGAAGATGACGAAGACGATGAGGGCGACGATGCCCACGAGCCCCCCGACGCTGATGTTGTCCATAAGCCCTATTCCTCCTTCTCCGCGGCCTGACCGGCCGCGTTCGATGCGACGATGGCCGTCGCCCCCTTGATCTCGATCACGACGGCGTCTACGCCCTCCGCGATCGTCGGCGCGTCCTCACGCGTGCGCGCCGTCCATACCTCGCCCGCGAGCTTCACTCGGCCGGAGCGCTCCGTGATCTCGTCGAGCGTGAAGGCCTCCATGCCCACGAGTCGCGCGGCGTTCGTCTCAGCGACAGGCCCCTTCTTGCGAAGGGAGCGCAGCAGATACGGACGCACCGCGAACAGCAGCACGCTCGACACTCCCGCGAACACCACGATGCTCAGCCAGAGCGGTGCTCCCAGCTGGGCCGCGACGCCGCCCGCAAGGGCGCCGCCGGCGAACATGAGGAGCGTCAGATCGAGCGTGAAGATCTCCGCGATACCGAGGGCCAGAGCCCCGATGTACCACCACAGGGAATCCATTTCCCACCTCCTGTTGGCACGCTAGCAGGCGGTTCATGGGCCATCCATCGGTCCGAGGAATGAGTGGATGACGAGAACGCCTCCTCACCATCCTCCCAGGGACGGATCGTGCCCGCTCGGGCCGAGGGGGTGCGTCACAGGAATGGATCGAGGCGCTCCTCAGGCGTCCGCGGGCTCACGCTCCGCGACCTCGGCGACCTCGGCAGCGGGAGCCTTCCATGCGCGATGGATCGCCCATGCCCACACGAGCACGATCAGTCCGTAGACCGACCAGCGCCAGGTTCCGATCTCGACAGGAAGCGCACCCATGAGCGTCCGGGAGTTGGTGAGGATGATCATCCCTCCCACAGCGGCGCCGAGCATGCGCGGTGGCACGATCCGGACGAGCCAGGCGGCGATCGGAGCAGCGATGAGGCCTCCGAGCAGAAGCGCGAGCACCCAGCCGCCGTCGATCCCGGCGGTGCCGAGGCCGAGGAGGAAGCCCAGGGAGGCCGCCACCGAGACGAGGAACTCCGCGGCATCGATCGAGCCGATCACCTTGCGAGGCTCCATGCGACCCGTGGCGAGGAGCGTGGGTGTGCCGATCGGCCCCCAGCCACCGCCGCCGGTCGCATCGACGAAGCCTGCGACAAGACCGACGGGAGCGAGGAAGCGCTTGCGCAGCGGTCGCTCGGTCCGGTCGACGCGGGGCTGCGCGACGGTGAAGCGCGTCAGCACGTACACCCCGAGTGCGAGCAGGAGCAGCGCGGTGAGCGGCTTCGCGGCATCCGTGGACAGTCCGGACAGCACCGAGGCTCCGATGAAGGCGCCCGCAGCGCCGGGCACGCCCACGCGTACCACCACCCGCCAGTCGACGTTCCCGAAGCGCCAGTGCGACAGGCCGGAGGCCAGGGTGGTGCCGACCTCGGCGAGGTGGACGGTCGCCGAGGCGGCTGCCGGCGCGAGACCGACGGCAAGCATCAGGGTGGTGGAGGTGACTCCGTAGGCCATCCCTAGGCTGCCGTCGACGAGCTGGGCGCCGAGACCGACGAGGGCGAGAAGCACGAGCGTGCGCATGCAGGACCCCTTCCAGCGCCGACCGCGGGTGCGGTTCAAGGCGCGTCGAGGCCAGATTACCTACTTACCTACTAGGAAACAATACATAGCGCTTTGAAAGGTAATTCTCAGGGGTTCTCCCACGCGGCCTCGTCCGCGACGAGGGCCGCGATCTCAGGCGGCAGGGAGCCCGAGGCGAGGTCCGCGACCGTCACGCTCTCGAGCACGCCGCGCACGCTTGCCCGGAGCGCCACCCACACCGTCAGCAGGTCGTCCGCCGCACCGCCGTAGGAGAGCTGCGAGGGCCTCTCTCCCCGCACGAACACGAGCGGACCATCGACCGCGCGGACGATGTCGGCGAGGGTGATGTCCCGCGGCGACCTGGCCAGTCGGTAACCGCCGCCGAGTCCGCGTTGGGCGACGACGATCCCCTCACGACGCAGCACCGACAGGATGCCCTCGAGGAACTTGCGCGGCATCGCCTGCGCGGAGGCGAGCGCCTCGGTTGTCAACGACGACTCAGCCGCCGCGAGCTCCGCCGCGGCGCGGATCGCATAATCTGCGCGAGCCGAGACCCTCATCGCCGCTGCTCAGCTGGCCCGGCGGGCGGTCCAGCGCCCAGCGAACTCCTGCACCCGTACCGGCATCCCGTAGGTCTGCGACAGGTTGTCCTCGGTGAGCGTGTCACCGAGCGGACCGGAGGCGACCACCTGGCCGTCGCGCAGCAGCAGCGCATGCGTGAAGTCCACGGGGATCTCCTCGACGTGATGCGTGACCATCACCATCGCAGGGGAACGGCGATCGCCGGCGAGCTCGGTCAAGGCGCCGAGCAGCTCCTCGCGCCCGCCGAGGTCCAGCCCGGCGGCAGGCTCGTCGAGCAGCAGCAGCTCGGGGTCCGCCATCAGCGCCCGCGCGATCTGCACGCGCTTGCGCTCGCCCTCCGACAGCGTCCAGAACTGACGATCGCGATACGCCGTCATGCCGAACGCCTCGAGCAGCAGGCCCGCGCGATCCTCGTCGACTCCCTCGTACTCCTCGTGCCAGCGACCGGTCACGCCATGCGCGGCCGTCATCACGACGTCGGACACGCGCTCGCCGGGGGGGATATGGTCGGCGAGCGCAGCGCTCGACAGGCCCACCCGGATGCGCAGATCGGCCACGTCCACCTCGCCGAGGCGTGAGCCGAGCACGGTGACGGTGCCCTCCGTCGGATGCATGCGCGCGGACGCCAGCGTGATGAGGGTCGTCTTGCCCGCGCCGTTGGGGCCGAGGATCACCCAGCGGTCGGCCGAGTCCACGGTCCAGTCGACGCCGCGCAGGATGGTGTTGTCATCGCGGCGCAACGTGACGCCGCTCATCTCGAGCACGGGGGTCATGGAGCCGAGCCTATCCGAGGACGGACTCGTACAGCGCCAGGGTACGGTCGCCGATCGCGCCCCACGAGAAGCTCTCGGCCGCACGCGCGCGACCTGCGGCACCGAACGCCTCGGCACGGTCCATGTCGGACACCATGTCTGTCAATGCCGCCGCCAGGTCGGAGGCGAAGCCCTCGGGGTCCAGGGGTGTGCCGGTGCCGTCCTGCACCTGCTCGATCGGCACCAGGGCGCCCGTCTCACCGGGCACGACGACCTCGGGGATGCCGCCCGTGGCCGTCGCCACGACCGGCAAGCCGACGGCCATCGCCTCCAGGTTGACGATGCCGAGCGGCTCGTACACGCTGGGGCAGACGAACGCGGTGCACGCATCGAGGACCGCGACGAGCTCGGGCCGCGGCAGCATCTGCTCGATCCAGATGACGCCGTCACGCTCCTTCTGGAGCCTCTCGACAGCGCCTGACACCTCTGCGGCGATCTCCTTGGTGTCAGGCGCACCCGCGCACAGCACCACCTGGATCTCCCTGGGCAGCTGCGAGACGGCCTTGAGGAAGTACGGCAGGCCCTTCTGCCGGGTGATGCGGCCCACGAACACGATCGCCGGGCGCGTGCGGTCGATGCCGTACCGCTCCACCACCGCGTCGGCGGCGGCACGCTCCTGCTCGGAGGAGGGCGCGGCCCAGCTGTCGACGTCGATGCCGTTGTGGATCACGTGGACCTTCGCAGGATCGACGTCGGGATAGCACCGCAGGACGTCCTGCCGCATGCCTCCGCTCACGGCGATGATCGCGTCGGCCGCCTCGTAGGCCGTCCGCTCGATCCAGCTCGAGACGCGGTAGCCGCCTCCGAGCTGCTCGGCCTTCCAGGGGCGCAGGGGCTCGAGCGAGTGGGCGGAGAGCAGGTGCGGGATCCCGTGCAGCGTCTTCGCGAGGTGACCGGCCATGTTCGCGTACCAGGTGTGCGAGTGCACCAGATCGGCGCCCTGGCAGTCCTTCGCCATCGGCAGGTTGTGGGCGAGCACGTCCAGCGCTGCGTCGCCTACGCCTCCGCCGAGCGCCGTGTATCCGGTCACGCCCGGCTCGTCCCGGGGGCCGTCGAATGCACGCACGCGCACATCGACCCGTCCCCGCAGGACCGCCGCCAGCTCGTTCACGTGGACGCCTGCACCTCCGTAGACGAAGGGCGGGTACTCGCGGGTGAGGATGTCGGCTCGCATGGCTCCCACGCTATCGCGTCGAAACTGGGCGCGCGCTCTGCAGCGCGCGCCTAGGTGCCGCTACGCTGGCCGTATGTCAGCGCCGAAAGTTCTCGCCATCGTCCTCGCAGGAGGTGAGGGCAAGCGCCTGATGCCCCTCACCGCCGCCCGCGCCAAGCCTGCCGTCCCGTTCGGCGGCACCTACAGGCTCATCGACTTCGCGCTGTCGAACCTCGTCAACTCCCATTACCTCCACGTCGTGGTGCTGACCCAGTACAAGTCTCACTCGCTTGACCGCCACATCGCCAGGACCTGGCGCATGTCTCCGCTGCTGGGCAACTACGTGGTGCCCGTGCCGGCGCAGCAGCGTCGCGGTCCGCATTGGTATCTCGGTTCGGCGGATGCGATCTACCAGACTGTCAACATCATCGAGGACGAGCGGCCTGACATCGTCGTGATCGTGGGCGCGGACCACGTCTACCGCATGGACTTCTCGCAGATGGTCGACGCGCACGTCGCCTCGGGCGCCGAGTTCTCGGTGGCGGGCATCCGCCAGCCCATCGACCTGGCGGACCAGTTCGGCATCATCGACGTGGACAAGGCGCAGCCCGACCGGGTGCGCGCGTTCCTCGAGAAGCCCAAGGAGATCGAGGGCCTCGCGGACGCTCCGGATCAGATCCTCGCCTCCATGGGCAACTACGTGGCCAACGCCGACGCCCTGCTCGAGGCCCTCGTCGCTGACGCCGAGGACCCGGGCTCCAAGCACGACATGGGCGGGGACATCGTCCCCTACTTCGTGAACAAGGGCACGTGCGGCTTCTACGACTTCGTCGACAACGACGTCCCGGGCTCCACCGACCGCGACCGCGACTACTGGCGCGACGTGGGAACGCTCGACTCGTACTTCGACGCCCACATGGACCTCATCGCGGTGCAGCCGATCTTCAACGTCTACAACGACCTGTGGCCGGTGCACCAGGGGCTGATCACGCATCCGCCGGCCAAGTTCATCCACTCCGAGGAGGGCCGCCTAGGCCACGCGGCGGACTCGATCGTGTCGCCGGGGGTCATCGTCTCCGGGGCCACGGTCACCGGTTCCGTGCTCTCCCCTGGCGTGCGCCTGCACTCCTGGTCGACCGTGTCGGACTCGGTGCTGCTGGATGATGTCGTCATCAACCGGCATGCACAGGTGCACCGAGCGATCCTCGACAAGAACGTGGTGATCGAGGAGGGCGCTCGCATCGGCATCGACAGGGAGTCCGACATCGCTCGCGGCTACACCGTCACGGAGTCCGGCATCACCGTCGTCGCGAAGAACACAGTGGTCACCGCATGACGCGATTGTGCGTCATGGATGTCGACTCCACCCTGATCACCGCCGAGGTCATCGAGCTCATCGCGGAACGGGCGGGCACACGGGAGGAGGTGGCTGCGGTCACCGAATCCGCGATGCGTGGAGAGATCGACTTCTCAGAGTCGCTCCGCCAGCGCGTCGCGACGCTCGCGGGCGTGCCTGACACCGTGTTCGCAGACGTCATCGCCGAGGTGGAGTTCACGCCCGGCGTCCCGGAGCTCGTCGATGGTCTTCACGCCGCCGGGTGGGAGGTCGCGCTGGTGTCCGGCGGCTTCGTGGAGGTGGTCGCGGCGCTCGCCGAGAGGCTCGGCATCACCCGCTTCCGCGCCAACTCGCTGGAGGTGGCCGACGGTGTCCTCACCGGACGCACCCAGGGACCGGTGATCGACCGCGCCGCCAAGGAGGCCGCGTTGCGCGAGTTCGCCGCCGAGCTCGGGTGCCCGCTCGAGGACACGGTGGCGATCGGCGACGGCGCGAACGACCTGGCGATGATGAGCGCCTCTGGCCTGGGCATCGCGTGGCATGCGAAGCCGATCGTGCAGGCTCAGGCCGACGTCGCGATCAACGGAGCGCGCCTCGACGAGGCGCTGCCGATCATCCTCGGCTGAGAGCGTCCCGCAGCTCCGCCAGCTGCTGGGCCCAGCGTCCCCGCATCTCTGCCGGCACCGCATCGCCGCCCAGGCGCA
This genomic window contains:
- a CDS encoding TrmH family RNA methyltransferase — translated: MPVILVDSASDERLADYRDLTDVALRRLLEPERGLYMAEGEKVISRALAAGHEPFSVLVSERWLPGIENALSRAGVDVPVYLAPVDLLESITGFQVHRGALAAMRRPVLPAVEELVSPARRVVVLEGVVDHTNVGAIFRSAAGIGADAIVVAPTCADPLYRRSVKVSMGTVFQVPWTRAQDWPADLGRMREAGFVVAGLALADDAVALDEFAALGHEKVAIVMGSEGDGLSRGALRSVDAVVTIPMAGGVDSLNVAAASAVAMWELRVR
- a CDS encoding DUF2157 domain-containing protein, coding for MGARQDRFDEWVEAGLLETSTADALRAYEAGHGRDAVAPVLREGAASTEPEAERADRGPVRGLVGEILGYLGAVLAITAISFIVSQTWPSISTPGRVALVAGLTAIVAVAGVVGTRSPQDPAQRLASVLLFSTVVCFGWLAWVSVDAAGLRDEVAGLWTFVAAGAVACIIYVWRRRALAELALLAATVGIAATTIEILNATDGMIPGLVIGAVGAAWLGLGVARIVTPSHPALVAGGLVLLFAVNTITSTDGTRGLALSVGVLLAIAMLTLAVMRRELLVLMIPGGIGLLSMMPQLIEHYVGGAVATWTAVLATGVALIVVAVRMLRGPRPD
- a CDS encoding SPFH domain-containing protein yields the protein MDNISVGGLVGIVALIVFVIFIISTIARALQIVPQAETRVVERLGRYSRTLEAGMHILVPFVDKVRQRVDMREQVVSFPPQSVITSDNLVVEIDTVIYFQVNESKSAVYEIANYIVGMQQLTVTTLRNVIGTMDLEQTLTSRDQINGQLRGVLDEATGKWGIRVNRVELKAIEPPMSVKDSMEKQMRAERDRRATILTAEGIKQSAILTAEGEKQSAILKAEGEAQSRILKAEGEARAILQVFDAIHEGDADSKLLSYQYLQMLPEIAKGTNNQMWFVPTEFTGALKAISAGFGVNEELEPLGRAEGSERRKSRITSALADPRAALEEARRQAEGVSAEADRAGSESGRPFNPDVEKGQ
- a CDS encoding NfeD family protein, with product MDSLWWYIGALALGIAEIFTLDLTLLMFAGGALAGGVAAQLGAPLWLSIVVFAGVSSVLLFAVRPYLLRSLRKKGPVAETNAARLVGMEAFTLDEITERSGRVKLAGEVWTARTREDAPTIAEGVDAVVIEIKGATAIVASNAAGQAAEKEE
- a CDS encoding sulfite exporter TauE/SafE family protein, producing the protein MRTLVLLALVGLGAQLVDGSLGMAYGVTSTTLMLAVGLAPAAASATVHLAEVGTTLASGLSHWRFGNVDWRVVVRVGVPGAAGAFIGASVLSGLSTDAAKPLTALLLLALGVYVLTRFTVAQPRVDRTERPLRKRFLAPVGLVAGFVDATGGGGWGPIGTPTLLATGRMEPRKVIGSIDAAEFLVSVAASLGFLLGLGTAGIDGGWVLALLLGGLIAAPIAAWLVRIVPPRMLGAAVGGMIILTNSRTLMGALPVEIGTWRWSVYGLIVLVWAWAIHRAWKAPAAEVAEVAEREPADA
- a CDS encoding RrF2 family transcriptional regulator; the protein is MRVSARADYAIRAAAELAAAESSLTTEALASAQAMPRKFLEGILSVLRREGIVVAQRGLGGGYRLARSPRDITLADIVRAVDGPLVFVRGERPSQLSYGGAADDLLTVWVALRASVRGVLESVTVADLASGSLPPEIAALVADEAAWENP
- a CDS encoding ABC transporter ATP-binding protein, with the protein product MTPVLEMSGVTLRRDDNTILRGVDWTVDSADRWVILGPNGAGKTTLITLASARMHPTEGTVTVLGSRLGEVDVADLRIRVGLSSAALADHIPPGERVSDVVMTAAHGVTGRWHEEYEGVDEDRAGLLLEAFGMTAYRDRQFWTLSEGERKRVQIARALMADPELLLLDEPAAGLDLGGREELLGALTELAGDRRSPAMVMVTHHVEEIPVDFTHALLLRDGQVVASGPLGDTLTEDNLSQTYGMPVRVQEFAGRWTARRAS
- the glgA gene encoding glycogen synthase; this encodes MRADILTREYPPFVYGGAGVHVNELAAVLRGRVDVRVRAFDGPRDEPGVTGYTALGGGVGDAALDVLAHNLPMAKDCQGADLVHSHTWYANMAGHLAKTLHGIPHLLSAHSLEPLRPWKAEQLGGGYRVSSWIERTAYEAADAIIAVSGGMRQDVLRCYPDVDPAKVHVIHNGIDVDSWAAPSSEQERAAADAVVERYGIDRTRPAIVFVGRITRQKGLPYFLKAVSQLPREIQVVLCAGAPDTKEIAAEVSGAVERLQKERDGVIWIEQMLPRPELVAVLDACTAFVCPSVYEPLGIVNLEAMAVGLPVVATATGGIPEVVVPGETGALVPIEQVQDGTGTPLDPEGFASDLAAALTDMVSDMDRAEAFGAAGRARAAESFSWGAIGDRTLALYESVLG
- a CDS encoding glucose-1-phosphate adenylyltransferase, which produces MSAPKVLAIVLAGGEGKRLMPLTAARAKPAVPFGGTYRLIDFALSNLVNSHYLHVVVLTQYKSHSLDRHIARTWRMSPLLGNYVVPVPAQQRRGPHWYLGSADAIYQTVNIIEDERPDIVVIVGADHVYRMDFSQMVDAHVASGAEFSVAGIRQPIDLADQFGIIDVDKAQPDRVRAFLEKPKEIEGLADAPDQILASMGNYVANADALLEALVADAEDPGSKHDMGGDIVPYFVNKGTCGFYDFVDNDVPGSTDRDRDYWRDVGTLDSYFDAHMDLIAVQPIFNVYNDLWPVHQGLITHPPAKFIHSEEGRLGHAADSIVSPGVIVSGATVTGSVLSPGVRLHSWSTVSDSVLLDDVVINRHAQVHRAILDKNVVIEEGARIGIDRESDIARGYTVTESGITVVAKNTVVTA
- the serB gene encoding phosphoserine phosphatase SerB, producing MTRLCVMDVDSTLITAEVIELIAERAGTREEVAAVTESAMRGEIDFSESLRQRVATLAGVPDTVFADVIAEVEFTPGVPELVDGLHAAGWEVALVSGGFVEVVAALAERLGITRFRANSLEVADGVLTGRTQGPVIDRAAKEAALREFAAELGCPLEDTVAIGDGANDLAMMSASGLGIAWHAKPIVQAQADVAINGARLDEALPIILG